From Armatimonadota bacterium, one genomic window encodes:
- a CDS encoding ABC transporter ATP-binding protein: MAESLDPLIRTSGLVCGYGSRTVLTAIDLEINRGEVVALLGSNGSGKSTLLKTFAGAIPPLVGRVMLGGRRIADMKPREVAVLLGYVPQSESPTFDFTVREIVLMGRISHSDGLFETPEDRAAAERAMVRADCIDLADRPVSELSGGEGQRALIARALAQETSLMLLDEPTSHLDVRHQLEIGDLILELAAEGIGILVAMHDLNWTARFSQRAVVLHQGRIWLSGNTGETISDMRLDEAFGVSFQRSQTDDGVLTIFPEKVY, encoded by the coding sequence ATGGCGGAATCGCTTGACCCGCTCATCCGCACATCAGGACTTGTCTGCGGATACGGCAGCCGGACCGTGCTGACCGCAATCGATCTGGAAATCAACAGAGGGGAGGTTGTCGCGCTGCTCGGGTCCAATGGGAGCGGGAAGAGCACGCTGCTTAAGACCTTTGCGGGCGCGATCCCTCCGCTAGTTGGAAGGGTGATGCTTGGGGGAAGAAGAATCGCAGACATGAAGCCTCGCGAAGTGGCGGTCCTGCTCGGCTACGTTCCGCAGTCCGAGAGCCCAACGTTTGACTTCACCGTCCGCGAGATCGTTTTGATGGGGCGCATCTCCCACTCGGACGGCCTGTTCGAAACGCCGGAGGACCGCGCCGCAGCCGAGCGCGCCATGGTGCGCGCAGACTGCATCGACCTGGCAGACAGACCGGTCAGCGAATTGAGCGGCGGCGAAGGCCAGCGCGCGCTCATCGCTAGGGCGCTTGCTCAGGAAACCAGCTTGATGCTGCTGGACGAGCCAACTTCACACCTCGACGTGCGACACCAGCTAGAGATCGGCGACCTAATCTTGGAGCTAGCTGCTGAAGGAATCGGAATCTTGGTTGCCATGCACGACTTGAATTGGACAGCCCGGTTTTCCCAAAGGGCGGTTGTGTTGCATCAGGGCAGGATCTGGCTGTCAGGAAACACGGGCGAAACGATTTCCGACATGAGGCTCGATGAGGCGTTCGGAGTCAGTTTTCAACGCTCACAAACCGACGACGGAGTGCTCACAATCTTCCCGGAAAAGGTCTACTGA
- a CDS encoding M48 family metallopeptidase translates to MARKTLPNISHEAFQADTDRKALNVLKKIPLLPIAIKKFYEIGADRWLYCWNMGTSVRCGPKQFGTLDGILGECCEVLDMPKPELYVTSNPFPNAHTGGVERPYITIRSAIINTLDDEQMYHLMGHELGHIKCGHVLYKSVAIVLIPLLELIARRTFGLGDAAQIALLAAFFEWSRQAEISCDRSGMLCSQSFDISSTSLLAMAHGPSRMSGEANVEAFLDQARTYQDMNLSDAIGKILIFYLYGMTATHPMPVHRMQQLDKWHADGSYQRIIDGTYVKEEAKAG, encoded by the coding sequence ATGGCACGCAAGACGCTTCCCAACATCAGCCACGAGGCATTCCAGGCGGACACCGACCGAAAGGCGCTCAACGTGCTGAAGAAGATCCCGCTGCTCCCGATCGCGATCAAGAAGTTCTACGAGATCGGCGCGGACCGGTGGCTGTACTGCTGGAACATGGGCACCAGCGTTCGCTGCGGGCCGAAGCAATTCGGCACTCTGGACGGCATCCTCGGGGAGTGCTGCGAAGTGCTCGACATGCCGAAGCCTGAGCTGTACGTCACCAGCAACCCGTTCCCGAACGCGCACACCGGCGGCGTGGAGCGGCCGTACATCACGATTCGCAGCGCGATCATCAACACGCTCGACGACGAGCAGATGTACCATTTGATGGGCCATGAGCTAGGCCACATCAAATGCGGCCACGTGCTGTACAAGTCGGTCGCCATCGTGCTGATCCCGCTGCTCGAGCTCATCGCGCGCCGCACGTTCGGGCTCGGCGACGCGGCCCAGATCGCGCTCTTGGCGGCTTTCTTCGAGTGGTCGCGACAGGCGGAGATCAGTTGCGACCGCTCGGGAATGCTGTGCTCCCAGAGCTTTGACATATCGAGCACTTCGCTCCTGGCGATGGCGCACGGCCCGAGCCGGATGTCCGGAGAGGCGAACGTCGAAGCGTTCCTGGATCAGGCTCGCACTTACCAGGACATGAATCTCTCTGACGCGATCGGGAAGATCCTGATCTTTTACCTGTACGGCATGACCGCGACTCACCCGATGCCGGTTCACCGGATGCAGCAGTTGGACAAGTGGCACGCCGACGGTTCGTATCAAAGGATCATCGACGGAACGTACGTCAAAGAAGAGGCCAAGGCCGGTTAA
- a CDS encoding ATP-binding cassette domain-containing protein produces MAKPVLVLDRFALAKDGPLLNLELHQGEIYAVIGPAGGGKSVFLDTLAGDEVPACGSALLAGSLLAAEYSTGKGRQTPFGAAKAAARDVPRERISFALSALGLWDVRNESMSKMPRSMLAACDLLPCLVCDDDIILIDGHLDLLDPWQLESTLEAMFQLADEGSAFMVATNRPDLAERFGKLIVFREGEPIYAGSVQDLIDSQEPTEITIETDDLSTVRSMVEPFALGVRASGNKLIVTAEKGQELAARLITQGYGTVETVVVKTPSLEDALLRLF; encoded by the coding sequence ATGGCCAAACCCGTTTTAGTCCTGGATCGGTTCGCGCTGGCCAAAGACGGACCGCTGCTCAACCTGGAGTTGCACCAGGGCGAGATCTACGCGGTCATCGGCCCAGCTGGCGGTGGCAAGAGCGTGTTCCTCGACACGCTGGCCGGCGACGAGGTTCCTGCTTGCGGATCTGCGCTGCTGGCCGGTTCGCTTCTTGCGGCCGAGTACTCTACGGGCAAAGGTCGCCAGACGCCGTTTGGCGCTGCGAAGGCAGCCGCTCGGGACGTTCCGAGGGAGCGCATCTCTTTCGCGCTGTCAGCTCTCGGCTTATGGGACGTTCGCAACGAGAGCATGTCGAAGATGCCGCGCTCGATGCTCGCCGCGTGCGACCTTCTGCCGTGTCTGGTCTGCGACGACGACATCATCCTCATCGACGGCCACCTCGACCTCCTCGACCCTTGGCAGTTGGAGAGTACGCTCGAAGCGATGTTCCAACTCGCTGATGAGGGTTCGGCATTCATGGTTGCGACCAACCGTCCAGACCTTGCAGAGCGTTTCGGCAAGCTCATTGTTTTCCGAGAAGGCGAGCCGATTTACGCTGGATCAGTCCAAGACTTGATCGATTCTCAGGAGCCGACCGAGATCACGATCGAGACGGACGACCTGAGTACCGTACGCTCCATGGTCGAGCCGTTCGCGCTCGGCGTTCGCGCATCGGGGAACAAGTTGATCGTTACGGCCGAAAAGGGCCAAGAGCTTGCCGCACGATTGATCACGCAAGGGTACGGCACTGTTGAAACGGTCGTCGTCAAGACGCCGAGCCTTGAAGACGCGCTGCTACGGCTGTTCTAG
- a CDS encoding aminopeptidase P family protein gives MSQPLDRLRRQMSAENVDAAFVSDLLNVGWLTGFTGSSGFVIVTGDQALFLTDSRYTIQANEEVSGFEVRWYQRPKTFEQFAGECLADLGISKIAFEPSISYATWQSWGSKIGGVEWTDSPDLFKPLRMIKTPEEIALIRDACGIADACCEYLHGRMQAGRSEFDIQLDLEFFLRRQGADIAFDPIVVSGPNSAKPHGQAGDRTLQEGDFVTLDLGARKAGYNSDITRTFVVGQPSERHREVYDQVLKAQLAAIEALQPGTAAKDVDQLSRSILAEKDLDKYFGHGLGHGLGRAVHDYGGLSSSSTDTIEAGQVWTVEPGVYIEGFGGVRIEDDVLVTDSGPELLTHYTKELLVIG, from the coding sequence ATGAGCCAGCCGCTCGACCGGCTGCGCCGTCAGATGTCGGCCGAAAACGTCGACGCAGCGTTCGTGTCGGACTTGCTGAACGTGGGTTGGCTGACCGGTTTCACAGGTTCTAGCGGCTTCGTGATCGTAACCGGCGATCAAGCGCTGTTCTTGACGGACAGCAGATACACGATCCAAGCGAACGAGGAAGTCTCTGGATTTGAAGTGCGTTGGTACCAGAGGCCGAAGACCTTCGAACAGTTCGCCGGCGAGTGCCTGGCGGACCTGGGGATCAGCAAGATCGCGTTCGAGCCCTCCATATCCTACGCAACTTGGCAGTCTTGGGGGAGCAAGATCGGAGGCGTTGAGTGGACCGATTCACCCGACCTCTTCAAACCGCTTCGCATGATCAAGACTCCGGAAGAGATCGCCCTTATCCGCGACGCGTGTGGAATCGCTGACGCCTGCTGCGAGTACTTGCACGGTCGAATGCAGGCTGGCCGCAGCGAGTTCGACATTCAGTTGGACCTGGAGTTCTTCCTCCGCCGGCAGGGGGCCGATATCGCATTCGACCCGATCGTGGTCAGCGGCCCGAACAGCGCAAAACCGCACGGTCAAGCCGGCGATCGGACTTTGCAGGAAGGTGACTTCGTAACGCTGGACCTGGGGGCGCGCAAGGCAGGTTACAACAGCGACATCACTCGTACGTTCGTAGTCGGACAGCCGTCCGAGCGGCACCGAGAGGTCTACGACCAGGTCTTGAAGGCGCAGCTTGCCGCGATAGAGGCGTTGCAACCAGGAACCGCTGCAAAGGACGTCGATCAGCTTTCCCGATCGATTCTCGCCGAAAAAGACCTTGACAAGTACTTCGGCCACGGACTCGGCCACGGTCTCGGCCGCGCCGTACACGATTACGGCGGTCTCAGTTCAAGCTCCACCGACACGATCGAGGCAGGACAGGTCTGGACGGTGGAGCCGGGCGTTTACATCGAGGGCTTTGGTGGGGTGCGGATCGAAGACGACGTTCTCGTCACCGACAGCGGCCCGGAACTGCTGACGCACTACACCAAAGAGCTTCTCGTGATCGGTTAA
- the aroQ gene encoding type II 3-dehydroquinate dehydratase, whose protein sequence is MNVLVLHGPNLNLTSFREPEMYGKMPLADIDAAIQDRAKELDQEVRILQSNHEGILIDTIHEHRTWAHAIVVNPGALTHYSYALRDALSSVRLPVVEVHLSNVNAREEFRKTSVIAPVCVGTIAGFGPDSYLLAMSALRNMEKSVV, encoded by the coding sequence ATGAACGTGCTCGTGTTGCACGGGCCAAACCTGAATCTGACGAGTTTTAGAGAACCTGAGATGTACGGCAAGATGCCGCTGGCCGACATCGATGCCGCGATACAGGATCGGGCGAAGGAGCTAGATCAAGAAGTTCGAATCCTGCAATCCAACCACGAGGGAATTTTGATCGACACGATCCACGAGCACAGGACGTGGGCGCACGCGATCGTCGTCAATCCCGGCGCACTGACGCACTATTCGTATGCGTTGCGCGACGCGCTTTCCAGCGTGCGCCTGCCGGTTGTCGAAGTTCACCTGTCGAACGTCAATGCGCGGGAGGAGTTTAGAAAAACCAGCGTGATCGCGCCGGTGTGCGTCGGCACGATAGCCGGATTCGGGCCTGACAGCTACCTGCTAGCGATGTCCGCGCTCCGAAACATGGAGAAGTCGGTTGTATGA
- a CDS encoding glycosyltransferase family 4 protein — protein MKTPTVAIDARLICRSSTGDTSYWRGLLRGLADVAADLRILLYSNASKPANAPETPDFEWIHLPASHDRLWSLVTFPRAAVRQGADVIHTQYNVSPLCGNLAVTTIHDVSFFIGPEWFGLKDRLLLRWQVPASVKRARQVITVSETSKSELERFIPASKGKVNVTYNALGDNIKPMPAEEARRIVSDDLGVVGPYVLTVGTRWPRKNIRLAIEACAGLPETVPHRLVVTGKAGWGDLADHQRTQFTGYVSDTQLTALYQCADLYVAPSFHEGFGIPLLEAWACGCPVVCSSGGALPEIAADAAEVVTSWIAADWTAVIADVLADSSKLEQLRQRGRSRLGEYSWDKTARSTIDVYRKVIG, from the coding sequence ATGAAAACACCGACTGTCGCCATAGACGCAAGGCTAATTTGCCGCAGCAGCACTGGCGACACAAGCTATTGGCGCGGGCTTCTGCGCGGGTTGGCCGATGTGGCCGCCGATCTCCGAATTCTGCTCTATTCCAACGCCTCAAAACCCGCAAATGCTCCTGAAACGCCGGATTTTGAGTGGATTCATCTTCCAGCGAGCCACGATCGGCTCTGGAGCCTCGTTACATTTCCCAGGGCGGCGGTGCGGCAAGGCGCCGACGTGATCCACACTCAGTACAACGTATCGCCGCTCTGCGGCAATCTGGCGGTCACGACCATACACGACGTCTCATTCTTCATCGGCCCCGAGTGGTTCGGCCTGAAGGATCGCCTGTTGCTGCGGTGGCAGGTGCCTGCTTCCGTCAAGCGCGCGAGGCAGGTCATCACGGTTTCGGAGACCTCCAAATCGGAGTTGGAGCGGTTCATACCCGCATCAAAAGGGAAGGTCAACGTGACTTACAACGCGCTCGGCGACAACATCAAGCCGATGCCCGCCGAGGAAGCAAGGCGCATCGTGAGCGATGACCTCGGTGTCGTCGGCCCGTACGTTCTCACGGTAGGGACCCGCTGGCCGAGGAAGAACATCCGTCTTGCGATCGAGGCGTGCGCCGGATTGCCAGAAACCGTTCCGCACCGGTTGGTCGTGACCGGCAAGGCCGGTTGGGGCGATCTGGCAGACCACCAACGAACGCAGTTCACCGGATACGTTTCGGACACGCAGCTCACCGCGCTCTACCAGTGTGCCGACCTCTACGTTGCTCCCAGCTTTCATGAGGGGTTCGGCATCCCGCTGCTCGAAGCGTGGGCTTGCGGCTGCCCTGTAGTCTGCAGCAGCGGGGGAGCGCTTCCGGAGATCGCGGCCGACGCTGCCGAGGTCGTGACTTCTTGGATCGCAGCCGATTGGACAGCCGTGATCGCCGATGTTCTGGCTGATTCGAGTAAATTAGAGCAGTTGCGTCAACGAGGGCGATCTCGCCTCGGCGAATACTCGTGGGACAAGACGGCGCGTAGCACGATCGACGTCTACCGCAAAGTGATCGGCTGA
- the asnS gene encoding asparagine--tRNA ligase, which translates to MDYRRTYLRDLLASSPGEVVSAYGWVKTRRDSKGVHFVQLNDGSCFADFQVVIDVGSLPEAELKKVTTGACVRFDGELVESPGSGQAIEMKATALEVYGPADPESYPLQKKGASFEFLREIAHLRVRGNSFGAVTRVRHRASWAVHKFFQDRGFSWIHTPMITASDAEGAGEMFHVTTALDVEDGKYRLKSDDPADDFFGKPSFLTVSGQLNVESYCLGMTNVYTFSPTFRAENSNTSRHLAEFWMIEPEQAFCDIEGNMNLAEEFVREIVQDCLDNCSDDLDFFNKRIEPKLLETLNHVVKSNFERITYTEAVDMLKASGENFEFPVEWGSDLQSEHERWLTETKIGKPAIVVDYPKQIKAFYMYGNDDGKTVRAMDVLVPRIGELIGGSQREDRLDKLESRIEEMGLPKEAYWWYLDLRRFGSAPHAGFGLGFERLMMYLTGMKNIRDVIPFHRAVGQAEF; encoded by the coding sequence ATGGACTACCGTCGCACGTATCTGCGCGACCTGTTGGCGTCGTCTCCTGGCGAGGTCGTCAGCGCTTACGGCTGGGTGAAGACCAGGCGCGACAGCAAGGGCGTTCATTTTGTCCAGCTCAACGACGGGTCGTGCTTTGCTGACTTCCAGGTCGTGATCGACGTCGGCTCTCTGCCAGAGGCGGAGCTGAAGAAGGTCACTACCGGCGCTTGTGTGCGGTTCGACGGCGAGCTCGTCGAGTCGCCGGGGTCTGGCCAGGCGATCGAGATGAAGGCGACGGCGCTGGAAGTTTACGGCCCGGCCGACCCGGAAAGTTATCCTCTGCAGAAGAAGGGAGCGTCGTTCGAGTTCCTGCGCGAGATCGCGCACTTGCGGGTGCGCGGCAACAGCTTCGGCGCGGTGACTCGCGTGCGGCATCGGGCGTCTTGGGCAGTGCACAAGTTTTTTCAAGACCGCGGGTTCTCGTGGATCCATACGCCCATGATCACGGCGAGCGACGCAGAGGGTGCGGGCGAGATGTTTCACGTCACGACGGCGCTCGATGTCGAGGACGGAAAGTACCGACTGAAGAGCGACGACCCGGCGGACGACTTCTTTGGCAAGCCGTCTTTCCTCACCGTCAGCGGACAGCTAAACGTCGAGAGCTACTGCCTCGGCATGACCAACGTATATACGTTCAGCCCGACGTTTCGCGCAGAGAACTCGAACACATCTCGTCACCTCGCCGAGTTCTGGATGATCGAGCCGGAGCAGGCGTTCTGCGACATCGAGGGCAACATGAACCTCGCTGAGGAGTTCGTCCGAGAGATCGTTCAGGACTGTCTCGACAACTGCTCCGACGACCTGGATTTTTTCAACAAGCGGATCGAACCTAAGCTTTTGGAGACTCTGAATCACGTTGTAAAGTCAAATTTTGAGCGTATAACCTATACAGAGGCGGTTGATATGCTCAAGGCGAGCGGCGAGAACTTTGAGTTCCCCGTCGAGTGGGGCAGCGACCTGCAGAGCGAGCACGAGCGGTGGCTGACCGAGACGAAGATCGGCAAGCCCGCGATCGTCGTCGACTACCCGAAGCAGATCAAGGCGTTCTACATGTACGGCAACGACGACGGCAAAACCGTGCGCGCGATGGACGTTCTGGTCCCGCGGATCGGCGAGCTGATCGGCGGCTCGCAGCGTGAGGACCGGCTCGACAAGCTGGAGTCGCGCATCGAAGAGATGGGGCTGCCGAAAGAGGCGTACTGGTGGTACTTGGATTTGCGGCGCTTCGGCTCCGCGCCGCACGCGGGGTTCGGGCTGGGGTTCGAGCGGCTGATGATGTACCTGACCGGGATGAAGAACATCCGCGACGTCATCCCGTTCCACCGCGCCGTCGGCCAGGCGGAGTTCTAG
- a CDS encoding ABC transporter ATP-binding protein, producing the protein MNWLKRRIDERIWSEIVRQKRMVIAGLLCSAGAAALLGVTALLIKELIGLVEDKNKDGLMLLAAGVVVVFGVRYFLARGQIYLLGKAAARLGADMRIRLFEKIQRLPVSYFNEKRSGSIQSTLTNDVNVFQIAVGSVRDAIDGPLKILIGVGMVFYFQWQLALVAILVFPVMAKFIQSNARKMKTAQSDVQESLGTLTAMMHEQLAGTRIVKAFGAEKAVTGKFAALVDSWYERQAAAIKRMSKLRPMVEFLGATALAVTLVVCGYLVVQGSLELPDLIAFLYSLDIINQGFRNLGQLNQTLAQVQAATDRIYEEVLDASETMGDAPDAREIASPEGRIEFKNVSFSYPDGTKALDNVSFSIEPGTSLALVGPSGAGKSTVADLLLRFYDPTDGQILFDGVDIRELKGQWYRSQIGVVPQQTFLFAGSISENLRLGKPDATDEEIQGAARAAHADVFIDATDDRYETELGERGVRLSGGEGQRLAIARAIIRQPKLLLLDEATSNLDAHSESLVTEALDEIMNERTTLLIAHRLTTASRATRIVMLQQGVVVETGSHTELMAKGGAYATMYRAFTSGVMNGGIA; encoded by the coding sequence ATGAACTGGCTCAAGCGTCGGATCGACGAGCGCATCTGGTCGGAGATCGTCCGCCAGAAGCGGATGGTCATCGCTGGACTTCTCTGTTCGGCGGGTGCGGCGGCGCTGCTCGGTGTGACGGCGCTCCTCATCAAGGAGCTGATCGGTCTCGTCGAAGACAAGAACAAGGACGGACTGATGCTGCTCGCCGCAGGTGTCGTCGTCGTGTTCGGCGTTCGGTACTTCCTTGCGCGCGGCCAGATCTATCTTCTCGGAAAGGCCGCTGCACGACTGGGCGCAGACATGAGGATTCGGCTGTTCGAGAAGATTCAGCGACTGCCGGTCAGCTACTTCAACGAGAAACGGTCCGGCTCGATCCAAAGCACGCTGACGAACGACGTCAACGTATTTCAGATCGCGGTCGGTTCGGTGCGGGACGCGATCGACGGTCCGCTGAAAATCCTGATCGGCGTTGGCATGGTGTTCTACTTCCAGTGGCAGCTCGCGCTGGTCGCGATCCTCGTGTTCCCGGTCATGGCGAAGTTCATCCAGAGCAACGCCCGGAAGATGAAGACCGCGCAGTCTGACGTGCAGGAGAGCCTGGGGACGCTGACGGCGATGATGCACGAACAGCTGGCCGGTACACGGATCGTCAAGGCGTTCGGCGCAGAGAAGGCCGTGACGGGCAAGTTTGCCGCACTGGTCGACAGCTGGTATGAGCGCCAGGCAGCGGCGATCAAGAGGATGTCGAAGCTGCGCCCCATGGTCGAGTTTCTGGGAGCCACCGCGCTGGCTGTGACCTTAGTCGTCTGCGGATACCTCGTGGTACAGGGGAGCCTTGAGCTTCCAGACCTCATTGCGTTCTTGTACTCGCTCGACATAATCAATCAGGGCTTTCGGAACCTCGGCCAGTTGAACCAGACCCTAGCGCAGGTGCAGGCGGCGACGGACCGCATTTACGAAGAGGTGCTCGACGCGTCTGAGACGATGGGGGACGCCCCCGACGCACGCGAGATCGCATCCCCTGAAGGAAGAATCGAGTTCAAGAACGTCTCGTTCAGCTATCCGGACGGTACGAAAGCTCTCGATAACGTCAGCTTCTCGATCGAGCCGGGGACTTCCTTGGCGCTGGTCGGGCCGAGCGGCGCGGGCAAATCGACGGTCGCCGATCTGCTGTTGCGTTTCTACGACCCGACCGACGGGCAGATTCTCTTTGACGGAGTAGACATTCGCGAACTGAAGGGGCAGTGGTACAGATCGCAGATCGGCGTCGTGCCGCAGCAGACCTTCCTCTTCGCTGGGTCGATCTCAGAAAACCTGCGGCTCGGAAAGCCGGATGCGACCGACGAAGAGATCCAAGGGGCCGCCAGAGCTGCGCACGCAGACGTCTTCATCGATGCGACCGATGACCGGTACGAGACGGAGCTAGGCGAGCGTGGTGTGCGCCTCAGCGGAGGCGAGGGACAGCGACTGGCGATCGCGCGGGCGATCATCCGTCAGCCAAAGCTGCTGCTGCTCGACGAGGCGACCAGCAACCTCGACGCGCACAGCGAAAGCCTGGTGACAGAAGCTCTCGATGAGATCATGAACGAAAGAACGACCCTCTTGATCGCGCACCGGCTGACCACCGCATCGCGGGCTACCAGGATCGTCATGCTGCAGCAAGGTGTTGTAGTCGAAACGGGATCGCACACCGAGCTGATGGCAAAGGGCGGAGCGTACGCGACGATGTACCGAGCTTTCACCAGTGGGGTAATGAATGGCGGAATCGCTTGA
- a CDS encoding Trm112 family protein, translating into MDKKLLEILACPRCDTRPALAEREDQLVCTECGYAYPVVDGIPHLLVEDAIPPEDKDERS; encoded by the coding sequence ATGGACAAGAAGCTCTTAGAAATCCTTGCTTGCCCGAGATGCGATACCCGCCCGGCGTTGGCCGAGCGCGAGGATCAACTCGTGTGCACCGAATGTGGCTATGCGTATCCGGTAGTCGACGGCATACCGCATCTCTTGGTCGAAGACGCCATCCCACCTGAGGACAAAGATGAGCGAAGTTAA
- a CDS encoding DinB family protein, with translation MSDTLQRASHTEMIGHAVGFAEAGKGRFLKTFGAVGDDKLNYTPSPSAKTPIQIGAHLAVMNNGLAGMIEGSSDPMPEMDEMMAMMAKAEAEIDTGEKVVAAIEESHTNLIAVINGLSAERFGATVPSPFGEMAVAEMIFHLGTHYFSFASQVDYVQTCYGDHDFHM, from the coding sequence ATGAGCGATACGTTACAAAGAGCTAGCCACACCGAGATGATCGGGCATGCCGTCGGCTTTGCAGAAGCTGGCAAAGGACGGTTCCTGAAGACGTTCGGCGCTGTCGGAGACGACAAACTGAACTACACGCCATCACCCTCGGCAAAGACTCCGATTCAGATCGGCGCGCACCTCGCTGTTATGAACAACGGCTTAGCGGGCATGATAGAGGGAAGCAGCGACCCGATGCCCGAGATGGACGAGATGATGGCGATGATGGCGAAGGCGGAAGCCGAGATCGACACGGGCGAGAAAGTCGTGGCCGCGATCGAAGAGAGCCACACAAATCTCATAGCGGTCATCAACGGACTGTCGGCAGAGAGGTTTGGGGCGACGGTCCCGTCTCCGTTCGGTGAGATGGCCGTCGCTGAAATGATCTTCCATCTAGGGACGCACTACTTCAGCTTCGCCTCACAGGTGGACTACGTGCAGACCTGCTACGGCGACCACGACTTCCATATGTAG